In one Bdellovibrio sp. ArHS genomic region, the following are encoded:
- a CDS encoding beta-sandwich domain-containing protein gives MKAFTKALMAVSLMTSHLAQASGIEDLPSFEEETVVNQTPAPVVASETPVTAAPVANLLAGSVSINSISRKSNGTIYTVDLRQALSLVRVDLRVTAQKLKVHGMTLITDTGLRVDVKSLKNSAVLEAGAVVSSESLNQSDRVAAIEVVAESYGAEANMLLTAIADRDVPVMKLRSIAAPIQPSRPVPPPPPVTPPKAEESRPQPYQPSESDYIISTGDRVYYNNSVGVVLGVYSNGKVNLKREGYYDTTVSLDQLAKSVRCTSKGRICVKDVVLVSGGMGKAKEVFTNGKVLVVREGYYDSFVDADSIGKEVDCLGSICKGSNVIYSSSAGKIKAIFDVKKAVLSRPEYYDTVVDVGLIAAEVNCTPKKGICKGMHVHYSGSQGLVKAAYANGHALIARDGYYNSFPHEDSLAPEVKCDRGICQGDRVYYSNSSGVAEKVFKGIIRFKRSGYYDAYPTSDQVSPAVRCEKNNRICQGDAIFYNGSQAVAAEVYANGIVMVKRSGYYDTYVHSDRLAKRVR, from the coding sequence ATGAAAGCGTTTACGAAAGCGCTAATGGCGGTGTCTTTAATGACGTCGCACTTGGCACAAGCCTCAGGCATTGAAGATCTTCCTAGTTTTGAGGAAGAGACCGTTGTCAACCAAACCCCGGCCCCGGTGGTTGCATCGGAGACACCGGTCACGGCCGCGCCGGTGGCGAATCTGCTTGCCGGTTCCGTTTCGATCAACTCCATTTCTAGAAAGTCCAATGGAACAATTTATACCGTCGATCTAAGGCAAGCACTGTCTTTAGTCAGAGTAGATCTGCGAGTGACCGCACAAAAACTAAAAGTGCACGGTATGACTCTAATCACGGATACAGGCTTGCGTGTAGACGTAAAAAGTTTAAAAAACTCGGCCGTTCTTGAAGCGGGTGCCGTGGTTTCTTCTGAAAGTTTGAACCAAAGTGACCGTGTCGCAGCGATCGAAGTGGTCGCAGAATCTTACGGTGCTGAGGCGAATATGCTTTTAACTGCGATCGCGGATAGAGACGTGCCGGTAATGAAGCTGCGTTCGATCGCAGCGCCTATTCAGCCTTCGCGACCGGTGCCACCGCCACCGCCGGTAACGCCGCCGAAGGCAGAGGAGTCTCGTCCACAGCCGTACCAACCATCGGAGTCAGACTATATCATCAGCACAGGCGACCGTGTTTATTATAATAACTCTGTTGGGGTCGTCCTGGGTGTCTATTCGAATGGAAAAGTGAACTTGAAGCGCGAAGGGTACTATGACACGACGGTTTCGTTGGATCAGCTTGCAAAATCGGTAAGATGCACCTCTAAAGGACGTATTTGTGTGAAGGATGTAGTCCTGGTTTCTGGTGGCATGGGAAAGGCAAAAGAAGTCTTTACCAATGGCAAAGTGCTGGTCGTTCGTGAAGGATATTACGACTCTTTTGTTGATGCAGATTCTATCGGCAAGGAAGTAGACTGCTTGGGCTCTATCTGCAAAGGCAGCAATGTCATTTATTCATCCTCGGCAGGTAAGATTAAAGCTATTTTCGATGTTAAAAAAGCGGTGCTTTCTCGTCCAGAGTACTATGACACTGTCGTCGATGTAGGCCTTATTGCCGCAGAAGTAAATTGTACTCCCAAAAAAGGCATTTGTAAGGGTATGCACGTTCATTATTCTGGGTCTCAAGGCTTAGTTAAGGCCGCTTATGCAAATGGGCATGCTCTCATCGCAAGAGATGGCTACTACAATTCATTCCCGCATGAAGATTCATTGGCGCCAGAGGTCAAGTGTGACCGTGGGATCTGCCAAGGGGACCGGGTTTACTACAGTAATAGTTCGGGCGTAGCGGAAAAAGTTTTCAAAGGTATTATCCGTTTTAAACGCTCGGGATATTACGATGCTTATCCAACCTCCGATCAAGTGTCACCGGCAGTGAGATGCGAAAAAAACAATCGCATCTGCCAGGGGGACGCGATTTTTTATAATGGGTCCCAAGCCGTCGCGGCTGAAGTTTATGCCAATGGCATCGTCATGGTGAAACGCAGCGGGTATTATGATACTTACGTTCACTCTGACAGACTTGCCA